The following are encoded in a window of Blastocatellia bacterium genomic DNA:
- a CDS encoding ferritin-like domain-containing protein, giving the protein MDTRLHRQQLIHILQRAYSGECAAGYAYRGHWRSVQQATERRRIRQIEGEEWAHREAVGRMLEQLGASPIKRLEAQLWLIGRVIGLSCHCTGRFLPMYFAGRLEHGNVDEYVQAASHAEALGLTEFAAALRRMAEVEREHELFFMNAVAGHRLLPLMQAVFKWGLDAQSTMPARMSSVSSPADDQRPIT; this is encoded by the coding sequence ATGGACACGCGCCTGCACCGCCAGCAACTCATCCACATCCTGCAACGCGCCTATTCGGGCGAATGCGCCGCCGGTTATGCGTACCGCGGCCACTGGCGCTCTGTGCAACAAGCGACGGAGCGCCGGCGAATCCGGCAGATCGAAGGCGAAGAGTGGGCGCACCGCGAAGCCGTTGGCCGGATGCTAGAACAACTCGGCGCGTCCCCCATCAAACGCCTGGAAGCGCAACTCTGGCTCATCGGGCGCGTCATCGGCCTGAGCTGTCATTGCACGGGGAGATTCCTGCCCATGTACTTTGCGGGCCGGCTCGAACACGGCAATGTTGATGAGTATGTGCAGGCGGCTTCGCATGCAGAGGCGCTCGGCCTCACGGAATTTGCTGCCGCGCTGCGCCGCATGGCGGAGGTCGAGCGTGAGCATGAGCTTTTCTTCATGAACGCGGTCGCCGGTCATCGCCTGCTGCCGCTGATGCAGGCCGTCTTCAAGTGGGGGCTCGACGCCCAATCCACCATGCCGGCGCGAATGTCGAGCGTTTCATCCCCGGCTGATGATCAGCGCCCGATCACTTAA